DNA sequence from the Poecile atricapillus isolate bPoeAtr1 chromosome 4, bPoeAtr1.hap1, whole genome shotgun sequence genome:
ATCCAGTGACCCTGGCAAAGGGCTGTGTCACTCACAGGGGTGAGCTTAACCTGAGCCTCTTGGGGATCACAGAAATTACCAAGAGCTTTTAAAAGTGTTGATAAAAAATGTACCAGGTAAAGGAGGGGAGAAGGCTAATGCAGGGAAAACCCCCAAACTTGCTTGAGTGACATTTGCTGCCAAGCATCGTCTCACCAGCATTGCACAAAGTCATGGAGCAGGAGATTTCAGCAGCACTGCAATGTTTTAAGGGATTTCTGGATCTTTTCCTTGTTCACATTGCTCTAATCTTTGCTCaacatttgatttatttttttttcctgataaaatgAAGGCAGGATTTGTTATGGTGTATCTGAATTACAATGGAACACATTCATTTCTGAATAAAGTGGGCCAGGAAAATATGCCAGTAATGTCATTAAATAGCTGCATGTCTGATTGCTCAAACCATACTTATTAAAAATTTAGGTGattgaaaactatttttttttcagtttccagGATGTAAATTCCTACAGAAACAACCGTTCTTTTACATGAAAAGATGAGGcatcagggatttgggatttatCTGGACAACTTCCCCCTTACATTATAATAGACTTAGGGAAAAGAAACTTAAAGACAATTTGTTTTATCATGagaactaaaaggaaaaaaggaaaatatccaGCAAAGCCAGAGTCCTCCCAGAGCACCTGCTGCTGTTTACTTTTTAATTGATGTCCTTGATCAAGCCATTTCAAGCCTGTTTTTCATGCTCTGCACAGAGATATGTGCCCAGCTGTTAAAAAACAATTCTCCTTTATCTTAAACCAGCATTTCTCTGAGCCTGCAGGAATCCAAAATGGGATTTCTCATCCCATTCAAGGTACGGAgtatatttgcaaaaaaaaccccagaaaaactGGGACACTGGCTCTGCTTTAGAGTCAGAAGCTGTAGCGGCATTTTGGTTAAATAAGTTATTTGTATCTTAGTTAAATAAGTTATTTGTCTCCCTAAAAGTCCACAAAAATAGAGGCTGAATCCCACTTCAAATACTTTAGTTTTTCTGCATCAACTATTGCTCTGTGGTCAAAAGGAAAATGGGCTGAAAAGAGCTTCTGTATGACCCAGATGTCTGTAAAGCCTCTCTCCTTCCATGACACCtgcagaaaaatgtcatttttgtttGGATCTCCCCAGGGATAGTGGGTTGTGAGCTTTGAGGAATAAATcccatttcagtattttttgtgAAGGGTGGTCTTGAAAGCTGCCATCAGATCCACCCCAGAGATGTGAGGGGTGATACTCTCTGGCCTCGCTGCTCTTGTCACTTGGAGTGAGCGTAAGGAAGAATTATGGCATGGAAGGACCTGTGAGCTGAGCAGGGCACAgatccagcctctcatccaaAGTACAGCAGGGAGTGAGAAAAACGCAGGGCATGGCAATATCAGGTCTTCCCCTGGAAATCTTAAAGCACTAGGACCAATGCTGTGCTCAAGGCGTGCCCACAGCAGAGCGACTGCTGATGGCAAAAGGACTATCACATGAAGCTGACCTAAATTTCAgctattttctgcattttcagcttTATCCAGTCTcttcagaaaaatccccaaagccCCAACCTTACAACTCAAAACTGGGAAGAATCTACCAAAACTAAGCACCTCTTTCCCAGGGGGCCTCATCACAGCCTACTGGTGGCACATTTTGGAACCCCGAGGGTGCTGCTTACCCACTCTGAGCTGTGTCCCActgcccaggaggagctgggaggactgggagatggagcagtaGTAGGTGCCACTGTCTGAGGGATGCAGGTGGCTGATGTGCAGGCTGTAGGAGCTGTGGGCCCTCGCCTCATGGACACTGAATTTGTCCTGGCTCACGTTTGTGCCGTACGTGGCTTTGCCCAGCATGTTGGAAAATACCAAGAACTCGAAATGTTGCCTCTCCTGGCTCCAGCGGTACCAGTACACCCCGGTATGCTCCTTCTTCACCTCACAGAGCATTTCGGTTTTACTGTTAGTTTGGGTTAGAAGGTGCTCTGGAGTTTGGGTTAAAAGTGTATAAAAACctaaggaaaaagagaaatatacagttattattttaattcattatttttctttcatacaaAGTATAGGTTTTCTTTGTGGGCTTAATAAAATCACGTAGACACACAGTCCAGGGGGGTCACAGAAGGGAGAAACAGGAGCATTTTTATCAGGAGACTCCCATATTTCCTCAGAGGCCTTTTTGGGTTCTCCAGCTATTTTTTTGGCCAAGCCAAATTACACAGGCAGACTTTTCTCTAGGACACTCATCTAGGGAGGAGGCTCACTGGCAgggagagggatggagggatggtTTTGAGGGTGTCCTCGGGGCTATATGTGCAGGGAAgagcatccctgcctgctcctgtggatgcccctctcctgccctccttacctttctcatttttcagaCATTTCACCCCTTTTACAACAAATTTTTTGTGCCTCTTAACTGGGTTGCCAGGTTATTCTTCTAACAGATGCAACTCTGATAAACATTGCAGGGGCAGAAAAAGAGACcaaaaaaatgtgcaaaatatCTCAAAATGAGCCAGTTTGATATTAGTTTTCAGACAGTGAtatttttcaaaggaattttgagacatggggaaggagagggagtgAGTAAGGGGCAGTGGTGGAGTTCAAAGCTTTGGTTTGGCATCACCAAAGCCCTGTTTGGGCTTTGCAGCTTTTGTGGAAATTATCTGAGTCTTGTTTGGCCCAGGGAGATGTGAGGGGTGTCTGTGTGAGTGAGGATGTGTCCTTGTGGAAAGGATAACAGGTAACTTGTGATCCTTGCTGTTCAGCAAACAGTcctgcaaagctgcagataCTCTGAGACCGAGTGAAAAACAGCCCTCTGAAGATAAGGACACTCCTGCTTCCCCCGTCTCTTTCCCAAGCATGTTTTAAAGCTGTGCAAACAGCTCAATAATGTGTGTTTCTTGTCATTTTTTCACcttaaaatgttccttttttcttcaaaatcctGAAGTTGTGTACAGCAGTTTTTTCAGGCTCATGCAGCCCTGCTAACCCAGTGCTGTGGGGATGACCCAAAAACGCCTAAAGCCATTAATGTGGCACAAGGTCCTGATGTTCCTAAAAATAGGAAGAACAATATTGCTCTGGTAACTGACAGGGGTCCAGAGCCTTCCTCTGTCCCCACACCAATGGCCCTATCACTGCCAGTGCTGCAGAACACTAACACTGCAATGCCAGAATTCAAGTGTTGCACGGCATCTGGAGCATTTCGCCATATCCTCTGGCTCTGTGACAACATTAATGTCTCATTATTAAAAGACATAATTTTAAGGTTTTAGAGCGTAATTCTCTCAAATTTTGCCCTGGCAAACACCTGTGTGTTTTTTAGGGGATGAAATGTGTgtggccatggcacagggggGCTTCAGGGTCTCCTTGAGTACCCTGAAGTCTGGCTCTGCTGGGCATGGGAAACATAACTCTTCATGAAAACTTATCCTTGTCCTGTTGGAGACACTATCTAAGTTATATAAATCAGAAAAGATGAGAAGAGATTCTGGAAGATCTCAGCTCAGTGCCAGTGGTCAAGCCAGGAGTAAGCTGGGATGGAGACAGAGCAGAAAACTCATCTTCAGTCATATCTtcaaccccaaaacctccctgttCCCTTTCCTGGTGTGTATTCAAGGGGACCATGGGGAATCATGGTGCTTGGCCAGACCAGCCTGCAGCACCTTAAAAatgttccctttttcttttgcatgGGCAAAGCAAACTCTCATTTATTGAGGTTTTCCCAGTGGGATTCCCACCTCACAGATCTATAGGGTATCAGAACCTGTAAGGCAGAATGGTTTTATAACACACCAGTTCCAGCTGTGGCCCTTAGGAAATACTCAGTCTTTGGATGATTTGGAAAATTTGATGGGATGTTTATCATCTTCATGTTACACAGGCAGTGGAGAGAGGAGCTATTTTAACTTCTCCATTAGCAGCTTCCTACAGTCCATCTGCACTGAGGGTGCAGCAAAAACTCTGTGGTGTCTGTATCATTATGTATTGAAATATGAGTAGaatatagaatagaatagaacagaatagaatagactatttcagttggaagggacacacaGCAAACAGCTGGTCCTGTTTCCTGACCAGTTCAGGACTGACCAAAACCTAAAGCTTGTTATGGATAGCATGATCCAAAATTATTGGAAATAGGTAATAATATCCTGTAATCTATAGTGTGATGGTATATTTAATCTTCCATCATCCAGCTGCTGGAGTGTGGTGGAAGAGAGGCTCCAGCATGATTTTAGGTGCCCTCCACCCTTAAAAGATGTGTCCCTCTTACCTGGGATCTGGAGGCAGATGTAGAGATGGAGCCATGGCCGGACCATGGTGGCGGACTCTGTGACGGAGGAGTTTTGTGCCAGCTCCCCCTTTCCTCTCGCTGTCACCCCTTGGTGGAAGGGCTGGCTTCACTTCAGGAAGTCCTTGCCCCTCTCTGTGCAGATCTCTCACCAGCAGCTGCCAAAGAGcctctgccacagcagcacctggagcctCAACCCGGCAGCTTCTTCTGCACCAAGCCCCAAACCTGAGTGCATCAGGGCAACAGCACTATGCTCTTCTCCAGCACTTCACAGGGTACCCTTAAAGCCCCTTtggaaataaaaccaagaaaactCACTGATTTTTAATTATGATTTGTTCATATTTCACCACCTAGTTATTCCTCCTTCTTTTAATCTACTTTTAccaaaaaattacaaatgtaGGACGATGGCCTTAAAGATAAAAGCAGGAAAGCGTGAATTTTGGctgttttcctcccttttgaaattaaaaaaagcatttaaaacaaggaaaagatgCAATTTGAACCGTGGGGTTGTTTTCTTCAGCAGAATTTATAGCAGGAGGtgtttttctctggaaaatgCTGAACACCAGACCAACCCAACACAAAGCAGAGATGTGAGGCATCACAGAAAGCTTTGAAATCAAGAGCAGGAAACCTCAAACAAATTTGTGTCTGAAAAACCGCAAAAATGAGGAAATTCTGCTGGGGCTCCCCACCTCACAGCATGTGCTGCTTTGGTAGCTGTGACAGCACGTGGCTCATAGGCAGAAATACTTAAATGATAAAATATCAGAATGACTTTGAAATATCTGTGAGGAAGAGTTTTGAAGCACTTGGGGTTTAGGATTCAATGACAAATGCATGAATTGAAATTACAGAGATGAACAGCAGGCttcaatattttcatgtttgggaaaaaaatagaaatcacttattgtttttatttatttgctgccCTATTGGCTGCCGAGTGagcttcagttttcttttatgTCCCCCACATGCAGTTACTTGTTGTCCTTACGATGCCCCAACATCTCCCCAGAAAAGGGAATCTCACTTGAGGGCACTGAGAAACCTCCCCCAGGGTTGGGCTGGCAGATGAATAGGAAGAACAATATTGCATCTTGTACACTGTAAGCTTTTGGTCCATTTTGTACCAGATTTTTCCATGCTGCTGTAACACATCCTCTCCCCATTTCTGTTTAAATTGATTTCCTGCTCGAAGCGGGTTGCTAACTGCAAAACCCTTGCCACAATAGGCTCATCTGCTAAACTTTAGGGTGGGCTGAATTGCTCCTTAACTCTTTCCTGGCAGGAGAAGGCAATTTTAGCATTTTCAAACTCATTTCAGTGCTTCCAAGCCCTTGTTTTCAGAGCTGAGCCCTTGATGTGGGTTGCAGCAACACTCGCCTCTGCTGTCCTCACATTCTGCTCAGCTGTCCCCTTTTGCTTCACATCACACTGAGATTGGGCCCTCCCTAGAGTGAggtgaaacatttcttttttgtgaggtggggggctggcagtgcttGTTATGAGAACTGCCACTGTAAGTGAATTTTTCCTTCATCCCTGTGGTGAAGTCTGTGAGCTGAGCCCAaaatccccagcagctgcaatCGCTGCGTCCCtcttttcccactgctgctgtcacctcGAGCAACTTCTGCCTTCCTGGCCAGGACAAGAAATTTTCTCAGAGGTGGTTTTTGCCATCATTACAACCTTGGATACGAGGATGTTACACTGCGATGACTCCCCAGGACATTATAGCAGCTTTagagaaagcaaaaggaatATATGAAATGTAAAAGCATAGTGTACTGGAACACAgattaaatgtaatttttaaaaaattgctgtttACCAGTGGCCAAGCTGTTCTCAGGAATGGCTGTTGCTCCTACAAGAAAACATTTTGGAGGAGGGATACTTTTGTCTGGCAGCGTATCACCAACAAAAATCAAAGCACTGTGTGGACGTGCAGGAGACAGCTGCTGTTTATAACATCCCCACACTGTTTGGGGCTGCTATCCTGGGaagaaaatgggaggaaagaagAGTGTAAGTTGATCTTATCTGTTCACACAAGCAAGATCTGTCGGTGACCTTGTTGAGGAACAGCAGCTCCTAATCACCAGTGTTTGGCTCACGGCAGGGCCATGTTGGGGGGGAATCGTTGAGTTTTGGTGTATTTGTAATATGAAGCTGCACAATTTCTAGGGGAATTTTGATTCTTTTTATGAAATTAAAGACAACCATCCCTGTCCCTAGCCTAGCCAACTCCCTGTGAACCGATGGGGAACAGcccctcttcttttttccagCCTGCATCCTGCCCACCTCACCACACCattaatttctgctgctttcactaacttttctgcaattttcactctttcttttccctctgttaTGAGTTTCCTACAATAAAGTGTTTGttttgaggggctggagcaaaACACTGGTGTAGAACAGGGTTTAGAGCCAAGAAGCAGGACCCAGCTTGGGCTTCATCTCTGTTGAACCTCCCATGCTGCAGAGGAGGTTAATTGCAGCTGGGCTGTAAATGCCAGGCTAGAGAAAACAGCTACcataaaaatagagaaaaattcATTCTCTCTGTGCTTTTGAGGCTAAAAGGACTGATTTTGGGGGTCAGGGAAGGCTGCTCAGCCTCCAGACCAGTCCAACACAAGCCAGTACTGCAGTATGTAGAAATAAGGGCTGCCCTGGGGGTAAAGGGGTGCAGGATTAAAACTCCCTCGAGCTCCAACAGCCATGTGcgggcatttttttttttcttttaaattttttttaagtgtttttattCTAGTGGAGGGTTTAGCTTCTGAAGTATTTCATTAGAGGTAAAATCAATAATGGAAATGATGCATTTTCACTGAGATGATTGGTACCTTTTTCTGAGTgtaatagcagaaaaaaaaaacccaaaacaagtGGGTCATATTTTCTAAACTTCTCCAAGCTAAGATGTGGTTTGTATGGTGAGGCTGGGGGGTCTATCTGCTTTTGCAGGTGCAGATTTACAGCTGCCATTGAGCTGATGTAATACCACAGTGGAGGCTCCTGACATCTCATGGGGTAACCCCAAGGTCCATGCCAGTGTATGATGAGCTGGGCTGTGGCAtggaaaaatgctgcttttaaagACCAGATGCCAAAATGGATCTAAATAATGACTTGAGtgaatttttctgtcatttcatcCCTTCCTGGCAAATAGATCTGTGCTTGGGGGGCGGTTTGGTGGGACTGTGTTTGTTACAGGCGTCAGGTGTGAGCTTTGTGTGTGATCTCCTCACAAACCCCAGGTGCTAATGGGGTGTGCAGTGGGCCATGGAGGGATTTGGAAGGATGGACGATCAGAGGACAGGCTCCAGCTCTCCCTCTTCAGGACATTTGGTGCAAGCAGAAGTTTAGTGTGAATCATGACTAATCCTGGACCCCCCCAAACAGATAAGGGGCAGTGCAGGTGCTGCCGTGTGATCTCAGCTTCCCTAATCAGTGTTGAAGAGGATAAAGAAAGACAAGGAAAGTGTCCTTGGGAAGGCAGCacatggaggaggaaaagccacCAAGGAAGTAAACACAGGTGTCACCGGCCCCAAACAACGACCTGCCATGGCTATAAAAATCACCAGGCTGAGACTTCGGGACCACCTTTACCTTAAAGGTGTCGGATCTGCTGGACCTCTGCAGAGACCATCTCCAATCTCCTGGGACTGCCGGAACATTCAGCTGAGGATTGGTGAGATCTTATTATTGGGGTCCTACTCCGTCTCTCCTTTCTTCACCCGCTCCCTCATCCCTTCCCCGCTCCCTCCCCGGGAGCCGGCGGCTCGCGGCAGCTGCCGGCTCGGCCGTGGCCTCCTGTTCCACCTTCCCCTTGCTTTCTGCCCAGGCTCGGTGTCCCCCTGGGGGCTCTTCGGAGGGGCGGGTTGCGGGGTTGCAGCCTTGCTCTGTGGAGGGGTTGAAGAGGTTGTCAGTGCTGGTGTGTTGTGGTAGTTTTGCCCTGAGACGGAGCCGTCTCAGATCCCATCCCCTTCACTATGATGAGCGACATCGTTAGCAGCTGGaagctggagcagtttgtgcTCCAGAAGTGTCTCCCCCCAATCTGGTCACCAGGGTCTTTCCAGGGCCCAGATGCGtaccagcagctgtgccagcagtgggAGAGCTGGTCAGAGGAGaacaaaaagcccaaacccACTAACAAGTGTAAGAAGCGAGCGGCTTTGCAGGGTTTGCTGATGGTAGGCAGGGAGTTGTCCAGATTGCTGAAGGAGGCTCTTGACAATGTGCAGACCTTGGAGCAGGCCAAGGAGGAGCTCAAAATCCAGGTGGACAACCTGCGGGCAGAGGTGCAGGGTTTGTGCGGGGACTCTCTGCGGAGCGCGGTGGAGATTAGCCGGCTGGAAAACAAGCTGGGCtatgagaaactgaaaacagaGGAGTTGAAGAAGGAGGTTGGCAAGTGGATCGGGGAGACCCACGATGCGCAGAGCGCGGTGCGGGCGGTCCTGCAGGACGTCCAGCGGGACCGGGGCACTGGCCCTGATCACAAGGTGTGCCATGCCAAGAtccaggagctggaggcagagctgggggtgtcaAGGGGCATTGTGGCTGCCATTAAGGGCAAGAGGACCATGATCGGGAATGGTGAGGGGGAGGACTCCCTGGACCTGCACCCACCCCACTATGATTATGAGGATGATGTGTGGGGTGCTAATGGCCCCACCAGGCCGTCCCCCTATGCTCCTCTGCGGGAGGAGGTGTGCCAGCTGCAAGTAGGGGAGGTAGAGGCTTCCAAAGATAAAAAGGTCCCCCACGATGAGCCGGTCAGCCATGTCCCACTCCAGCCCATAGACACCAACAGGGCTGTGCTCTGGTTTACCCCTGAGCAGCTTAAGACAGTGGGGAAGATGCTGGGGCCACTGACAAAGGAGACAGCGATTAACTGGCTGTCCAAGATCCAGCGTCTGCCCAAGTGCCAGAATGGCAACTTTGTGAGTGACCTGATAGACATTGTGAGAAAGAGCATGAAACCAGATGATTTTGCGTCACTGCCGGGGGATGTGCAGATGGGCAATGTCCAGGATATTGGGGAtgtcctgctggctgtgctaaAGGTGTTCTTCCCAGAGGTCAACCCTTTAGTGCTCTTCCATCAGGAGAAGCAAAACCCTGAGGAGAGGCCCGATGCCTATGTTAACCGTAAAAAGATGCTCTACCAGATGGCCGGGCTGCCTGGCTCAAAGGACTCCCCCCTCAATTTTGACAGGCCTGAATTCAAGGAGCCACTGGTGGTGGGGCTGACACCCCCACTGCGGGTGATTGCTGGTGGGGATGCAGCCAAAAAGCCTCTTTCAGAGCTGGAGCAGATCCTGAACCAGAATTTTGAGCTGCAAAAGCAGGCATTCCCAGGGTACATGTTGggggggaagaaagggaaaaccaTGGCCATGTCTTTCCAAAATGGAGGGATGAGAAAAATGCAAGGAGACAACCGAAAAGATCCTGATGGCAAGGGGGGGTTGGGGAAGGAGAACCAGCAAGGGATGAGGTTTCAGAAGTCTAACTCTTGGCGGGCTGAGCTGAGGAAGCGCTTGATAAAGTACGAGAAACAGGAGGACATTGATAGCTTGCCGGATGCGGAGCTCTTCCAAAAACTGGCTCTGCATGAGGCCaaaaagcacagcagctcccacccGATTGACCCAGGGTCTAAGGCTCAGCAATAGGGCTGCCAGGCACCTGCATCGCCCCTTTTTGTGGCACCGATTAAGACCGATTTGTGGGGGCGCCTGATAGTTGATACAACTATTGGAGGAGGGGTGCTTGGACAAGTGATGTTAATTGATACTGGTGCCTCTTATTCAATTCTGAATATGACCCCCGGCAGAGCCGGGATCTTCCAAACCTCTGAAATTATTGAACTGACAGGGCCAAACGGCCAGAAATCCTCGTTGCCGTTTACAGGGCCCATACCCTTTGAAATTGGGGCTGCCAAAGGGTctgaaaaatttgggaaaatggaaatgaaaggaaagcCAGGAATTTTAGCCATCCCTGCACTGACAAAGATGGGGGTGGTGGTGGACCTGGCAAACCAAGCATTGCTACACTGCCCACAGATTGATTTGCCCGTCATCCCAGCAAGCCACAGGGTGATGTCAGTGAAAGCCCCTGAGATCCTGGTCCATCCTGAGTGGGAGCCCCGGGTGAAGCGGGTCACAGAGCAGTTCCCCCAGGTCTGGGCAAAGAGCAAGCTGGACTGTGGGCAGATTGATGTTGCTGTGTCAATCAAAGGGCTGGATCCACCTCCTCAGCCTCAGCCCTGGTACCCAGCTGAGGCTGAGGACAGCTTGTGGGACACAGTCAAAACCTTGCTGGACCAGGGTGTGCTGGTGGAGCAGCAAAGCACCAGCAATGCACCAGTGTGGCCCCTGAGGAAAGCTGATGGGAAAATGTGGAAGCTGACAGTTGATTTCAGTGCCCTGAACCAAGTCACCCCAGTGCAGACCTCCGCGGTTGTCAAGTATCCCAACATCATGGCAGCCATTTCCCGGGGGTCAGAGTGGTTCTCGGTGCTCAGCCTGACCAGCCCATCATTTGCCATCCCCTTGCACCCTGAGTCCTGGCACAAGTTTGCCTTCACGATTCGGGGACGGCAATTTGCTTTCACCAGAGTCCCTCCGGGTTTCCACAATGCCCCTGCCATCTGCCATGCCCGCGTGGTGAGGATGTGGGAGCAGGTCAGGCACCGGGACAGCgtgctgtcctgtgctggtGATATCCTCATCCACACCCAGACAAAGGAGAAGAACCTGGAGGTGCTGGCAGAGGTGCTGGGGGCTGTCCAGAAGACAGGCTTCAGGATCAACCCCACAAAggcccagctgtgctggaaagAGGTCTCCTTtgtgggggtgaccctgggggaGGAAGGGCGCTCACTGGAAAAGCAAAGGGTTGAGCTAATACAGAAGATGTCAGCACCATCTGATGTCACCACCCTGCGGTCCTTCCTGTCTCTCCTGAGGCTGTGCCGTGAGTTCATTGAGGGCTATGCAGAGAAAGCAGCCCCCCTTTGCCACCTCCTGAAAAAGAACACCCTCTGGGAATGGGGGCCAGAGCAGGATGAGGCAGTGAAGACCTTAAAGGAGGGTGTGGCACGAGCCCCCATGCTGGTACATCCTCGAGGGGACAGACCCTATGTTCTGCAGCTGGCCAGCACGGGGAGTGGGCTGCAGGCCACCCTGAGCCAGCAACACAGTGCCAACCTGCTCCCTGTTGCCCACGCCTCGCGTCTCCTGACGCCAGTGGAGCAACAGTTCAGTGACTATGAGAAGGAGGTTTTAACTTTAACCTGGgccctgcagcactgggagtACTTGCTGGGGTCAGCCCCGGTGCTGCTGAGGACCTCCTGCACCCTGGTGAGGTACCTCTTGTTGGGAAAGGGGGATGAAGGtcccctgtgctgccccaggATGGCCAACTGGGCGTTGGCACTGACCAACAAGGAGGTCCCTGGGGACTCCTCACCTGGTGCCTACAGGGTGGTAATCGGTGCAgagagggatggggagcagctgggagtCTCCCTTACTGACCCCAAGCCATGGCGGGCTCCCCTCTTTGagagcagcctcagcctggaggaggccaAGGAGAGAGGCTACGTTGTGTGGTTCGTAGATGGGTCCAACTACCACGAGGATGGGGTGCCCTACACGGGCTATGCCGCTGTCAACCGGGGCACCGGGGAGGTGGTGAAGGGGAGGTGCCTGCCTCACTCCATCCAGGCTGCCGAGCTGGTGGCTGTGATGGCTGCCCTGGAAAACACACCACCAGACCAGCCGCTGGCCATATTTTCTGACTCGGGTTGGGTGGTGCGTGTGGCGCTGGAGTGGCTGCCCCTCTGGAGGGAGAGGGACATGCAGTCTGCTGATGGCAAGCCTGTCACCTATGCCAAAAAGCTGCTGTACCTTGCaaggctggcagagcagaggacGTGCCCGGCACAGATCATTAAGGTCAAGGCCCACAAGAAGGGAACAGAGGAAGCCAAGTGGAATAAGGAGGCAGATGCCAAAGCCAAGCAAGGTGCCAAGGAAGGGCTGATGTGGAAGGCCAGCAAGATATCAGAGAGTGGCCCAGTGTCAGTGGCTCCCAGCAGGCACTGGGAGAGTGTGGATCTGGTGGGCTTGCAAGCACAGGACCCCAGGCTCTGGCAGTTAGCACAGGGCAGGGAGTACAAAGGGTGCAAGGTGTGGAAAGATGTCTCAGGGCTGGTCCTGGCACGGAAGGAGGGGGCAGATTTCCCAGTCTGGGTGGTGCCTGAACTGGTCCGGACAGAACTGGTGGCCCTGGCTCATGAGCAGGGGCATCTGGGGACAGACAAGACCATGGTGAGGCTGCAGGGTGCTGGGTGGTGGCCCGAAATGAGAGAGGATGTGGAGAGGTATGTCAGCAACTGCCTGACATGTGCAGCCAACAATCCCGATGCCAAAACAGCCAAAGCCATCCTGGGCCACCAGAGGGTTTCTGGGCCATGGAGCAAGTTGCAGATGGAGTTTATTGGCCCTCTGTCCCAAACAGCTCAAGGCAATAAGTACTGCCTAGTGGTCAGTGATATCTTCACCAAGTGGGTGGAAGCATTCCCAGCTCGAAGCAACACAGCCAGTGCAACTGCAAAGATCCTGGT
Encoded proteins:
- the CD8B gene encoding T-cell surface glycoprotein CD8 beta chain; translated protein: MVRPWLHLYICLQIPGFYTLLTQTPEHLLTQTNSKTEMLCEVKKEHTGVYWYRWSQERQHFEFLVFSNMLGKATYGTNVSQDKFSVHEARAHSSYSLHISHLHPSDSGTYYCSISQSSQLLLGSGTQLRVADALPLPPKTTQTPVSKKPVPRITKSKAASRTGPCSPLVWIPLAAGVLLLLLGLVPAALRLHRLRRRLWLRIHRQ